A stretch of the Streptomyces sp. NBC_01428 genome encodes the following:
- a CDS encoding maltokinase N-terminal cap-like domain-containing protein, giving the protein MAKTALHRPSGLGPAPLLTSLAEMLRAWLPRQRWFAGKGRPVTDLTLVSSTELYPGCLHLLVRTEHLGSPAHSGAGTPPAEDCYQLLLGVRKVLPPQLAHAFIGRASTGPLAELTVYDAFHDPKAAGLLLERLRVPGSAGPLCFERDPRVTVPGGLAPRLLDAEQSNSSLVYGDAFILKVFRRVQPGINPDLEVPRALARQGCTRVPPPAAWFRTSEPQDATLGVLQPYLRDAADGWTLALASLTSENDFTEEAYELGRATAEVHLALATAFPLDPPSPGGNKRLADAMHERLDAAVRSVSELQPHAEGLRSAFDALAGLDSAVRPAQRIHGDLHLGQVLRAGQRWSVIDFEGEPARPISERRRVQSPVRDVAGMLRSFDYAARSRQPWRPEWADRCREAFCAGYAVAAAWDPREEPELLRAYETDRAVYEVLYEARHRPDWLAVPMAAVGRLATARS; this is encoded by the coding sequence ATGGCGAAGACCGCTCTGCACCGTCCGAGCGGCCTCGGTCCCGCTCCGCTGCTCACCTCGCTCGCCGAGATGCTGCGCGCCTGGCTGCCGCGGCAGCGCTGGTTCGCCGGCAAGGGCAGACCCGTCACGGACCTGACGCTGGTGTCGTCGACCGAGCTGTACCCGGGGTGCCTGCATCTGCTCGTCCGCACCGAACACCTGGGGTCGCCCGCCCACAGCGGTGCCGGCACTCCCCCGGCCGAGGACTGCTACCAACTGCTCCTCGGCGTACGGAAGGTCCTGCCCCCGCAGCTCGCGCACGCCTTCATCGGCCGGGCGAGCACCGGTCCGCTGGCCGAACTGACCGTGTACGACGCCTTCCACGACCCCAAGGCGGCGGGGCTCCTGCTGGAGCGCCTGCGCGTCCCGGGCTCGGCGGGCCCGCTGTGCTTCGAGCGCGATCCGCGCGTCACGGTGCCGGGCGGTCTCGCACCGCGGCTGCTCGACGCGGAGCAGTCCAACTCCTCTCTGGTGTACGGGGACGCGTTCATACTGAAGGTCTTCCGGCGCGTCCAGCCCGGCATCAACCCGGACCTGGAGGTGCCGCGGGCGCTGGCCCGCCAGGGTTGCACCCGGGTCCCCCCGCCCGCGGCCTGGTTCCGTACCTCGGAGCCGCAGGACGCCACCCTCGGTGTCCTCCAGCCCTACCTGCGCGACGCCGCCGACGGCTGGACGCTCGCCCTCGCCTCGCTCACCTCGGAGAACGACTTCACCGAGGAGGCGTACGAACTGGGACGGGCGACCGCGGAGGTGCATCTCGCGCTGGCCACGGCGTTCCCCCTCGACCCGCCGAGCCCGGGCGGCAACAAGCGGCTCGCGGACGCGATGCACGAGCGGCTCGACGCGGCGGTCCGGTCCGTGTCCGAACTCCAGCCCCATGCCGAAGGGCTGCGGTCCGCCTTCGACGCCCTCGCCGGTCTGGACTCCGCCGTCCGCCCCGCCCAGCGCATCCACGGCGACCTCCACCTCGGCCAGGTCCTGCGGGCCGGACAGCGGTGGTCGGTGATCGACTTCGAGGGTGAACCCGCCCGTCCGATCAGCGAACGCCGGCGTGTCCAGTCCCCCGTCCGCGATGTGGCGGGCATGCTGCGCTCCTTCGACTACGCGGCCCGTTCCCGTCAGCCGTGGCGCCCCGAGTGGGCGGACCGCTGCCGGGAGGCCTTCTGCGCGGGCTACGCCGTCGCCGCGGCCTGGGACCCGCGGGAGGAACCCGAACTGCTCCGCGCGTACGAGACGGACCGCGCCGTGTACGAGGTGCTCTACGAAGCCCGCCACCGTCCCGACTGGCTGGCCGTCCCGATGGCGGCGGTCGGACGACTCGCCACCGCCCGTTCCTGA
- a CDS encoding alpha-1,4-glucan--maltose-1-phosphate maltosyltransferase, with translation MDAHTDTGRIPVVDVRPVVDCGRRPAKAVAGETFQVTATLFGEGHDVVGADVVLCDPEGRPGPWTPMRELAPGTDRWGADVTPTATGRWTYQVEAWSDPVTGWRRAAEIKVPAGLDVGLVLEEGAALYERAAAGIPEGAGRDSVRAAADALRDDSRTPADRLAAALRPEVDAALAGHPLRERLTRSLPLPLLVERERALYGSWYEFFPRSESGQLDPPVHGTFRTAAERLPAIAEMGFDVVYLPPIHPIGTTFRKGPDNTLSAAPEDVGVPWAIGSPEGGHDAIHPDLGTLEDFDAFVARAASLNLEIALDFALQCSPDHPWVEKHPEWFHHRSDGTIAYAENPPKKYQDIYPIAFDKDMPGLVTETVRVLRHWMDHGVRIFRVDNPHTKPVVFWERIIAEINATDPDVIFLAEAFTRPAVMRRLAEVGFQQSYTYFTWRNTKQELTEYLTELSGEAAAHMRPNFFANTPDILPGYLQHGGRPAFEVRAVLAATLSPTWGVYAGYELCENAVAREGGEDYLHSEKYQLRPRDWTAADRDGRTIAPLITRLNRIRRDHPALRALRNLHFHEADNDSLIAYSKRSGDDTVVVVANLDPHHTRQATVSLDMPRLGLSRDARVPVRDELTGETYNWGRSNFVRLGPGGAHVFTVGPAPRIGGSPA, from the coding sequence ATGGACGCGCACACGGACACCGGCCGTATCCCCGTCGTGGACGTGCGGCCGGTCGTCGATTGCGGCAGGCGGCCCGCCAAGGCCGTCGCCGGTGAGACGTTCCAGGTCACCGCCACGCTCTTCGGCGAGGGTCATGACGTGGTCGGCGCCGATGTCGTCCTGTGCGATCCCGAAGGCCGCCCGGGCCCGTGGACCCCGATGCGCGAACTGGCCCCCGGCACCGACCGCTGGGGCGCCGACGTCACCCCGACGGCCACCGGCCGCTGGACGTATCAGGTGGAGGCGTGGAGCGACCCGGTGACCGGGTGGCGGCGCGCCGCGGAGATCAAGGTTCCCGCCGGGCTCGACGTCGGTCTCGTCCTGGAGGAGGGCGCCGCGCTGTACGAGCGGGCCGCCGCCGGGATCCCCGAGGGCGCGGGCCGGGACAGCGTGCGGGCCGCCGCCGACGCCTTGCGCGACGACTCCCGCACGCCCGCCGACCGGCTCGCGGCGGCTCTCCGCCCGGAGGTGGACGCCGCTCTCGCCGGCCACCCGCTGCGCGAACGGCTCACCCGTTCGCTCCCGTTGCCGTTGCTGGTGGAGCGGGAGCGGGCGTTGTACGGCTCCTGGTACGAGTTCTTCCCGCGCTCGGAGTCCGGGCAGTTGGATCCGCCGGTGCACGGCACGTTCCGCACCGCGGCCGAACGGCTGCCCGCCATCGCGGAGATGGGCTTCGACGTCGTCTACCTCCCGCCGATCCATCCCATCGGCACCACCTTCCGCAAGGGTCCCGACAACACCCTGTCCGCCGCCCCCGAGGACGTCGGCGTGCCCTGGGCGATCGGCTCCCCCGAGGGCGGCCACGACGCGATCCACCCCGACCTGGGCACCCTGGAGGACTTCGACGCCTTCGTGGCCCGGGCCGCCTCGCTGAACCTGGAGATCGCGCTCGACTTCGCGCTCCAGTGCTCGCCGGACCACCCGTGGGTGGAGAAGCACCCGGAGTGGTTCCACCACCGCTCCGACGGCACGATCGCCTACGCGGAGAACCCGCCGAAGAAGTACCAGGACATCTACCCGATCGCCTTCGACAAGGACATGCCGGGCCTGGTCACCGAGACGGTCCGGGTGCTGCGGCACTGGATGGACCACGGCGTCCGCATCTTCCGCGTCGACAACCCGCACACCAAGCCCGTCGTCTTCTGGGAGCGGATCATCGCGGAGATCAACGCGACCGACCCCGACGTGATCTTCCTCGCCGAGGCGTTCACCCGGCCCGCGGTCATGCGGCGCCTCGCCGAGGTCGGCTTCCAGCAGTCGTACACCTACTTCACCTGGCGCAACACCAAGCAGGAACTGACGGAGTACCTCACGGAGCTGTCCGGTGAGGCGGCCGCGCACATGCGGCCCAACTTCTTCGCCAACACCCCCGACATCCTGCCCGGCTATCTCCAGCACGGCGGCCGGCCGGCCTTCGAGGTCCGGGCCGTGCTCGCCGCGACCCTCTCGCCGACGTGGGGCGTGTACGCGGGGTACGAGCTGTGCGAGAACGCCGTGGCCCGGGAGGGCGGCGAGGACTACCTCCACTCGGAGAAGTACCAACTGCGCCCGCGCGACTGGACCGCCGCCGACCGCGACGGCCGCACCATCGCCCCCCTCATCACGCGGCTCAACCGGATCCGGCGCGATCACCCGGCCCTGCGCGCACTGCGGAACCTCCACTTCCACGAAGCCGACAACGACTCCCTGATCGCGTACAGCAAGCGTTCGGGTGACGACACGGTGGTCGTCGTGGCGAACCTGGACCCCCACCACACCCGGCAGGCGACAGTGTCCTTGGACATGCCGCGCCTCGGTCTGAGCCGGGACGCGCGCGTGCCGGTGCGCGACGAGCTCACCGGCGAGACCTACAACTGGGGCAGGTCCAACTTTGTGCGCCTGGGTCCGGGCGGCGCACACGTCTTCACTGTCGGCCCGGCACCGCGGATCGGAGGGTCCCCCGCATGA
- the treS gene encoding maltose alpha-D-glucosyltransferase: protein MMVNEPVPDTFEDTPAKDRDPEWFKRAVFYEVLVRSFQDSNGDGVGDLKGLTAKLDYLQWLGVDCLWLPPFFKSPLRDGGYDVSDYTAVLPEFGDLADFVEFVDAAHQRGMRVIIDFVMNHTSDQHPWFQESRANPDGPYGDYYVWADDDKQYQDARIIFVDTEASNWTFDPVRKQYYWHRFFSHQPDLNYENPKVQEDILAALRFWLDLGIDGFRLDAVPYLYQQEGTNCENLPATHQFLKRVRTDIDTHYPDTVLLAEANQWPEDVVDYLGDFPSGGDECHMAFHFPVMPRIFMAVRRESRYPVSEILAKTPAIPSNCQWGIFLRNHDELTLEMVTDEERDYMYAEYAKDPRMRANIGIRRRLAPLLDNDRNQIELFTALLLSLPGSPILYYGDEIGMGDNIWLGDRDAVRTPMQWTPDRNAGFSSSDPGRLFLPTIMDPVYGYQVTNVEASMSSPSSLLHWTRRMIEIRKQNPAFGLGSYTELQSSNPAVFAFLREAPSNEDGTDDLVLCVHNFSRFAQPTELDLREFTGRHPVELIGGVRFPAIGELPYLLTLAGHGFYWFRLRNGAAPVGAKRS, encoded by the coding sequence ATGATGGTCAATGAGCCCGTCCCGGATACGTTCGAGGACACCCCGGCCAAGGACCGCGATCCCGAGTGGTTCAAGCGCGCCGTCTTCTACGAGGTCCTGGTGCGCTCGTTCCAGGACAGCAACGGCGACGGCGTCGGAGACCTCAAAGGCCTCACCGCCAAACTCGACTACCTGCAATGGCTGGGCGTCGACTGCCTGTGGCTGCCCCCCTTCTTCAAGTCCCCCCTGCGCGACGGCGGCTACGACGTCTCCGACTACACCGCCGTCCTGCCCGAGTTCGGCGACCTCGCCGACTTCGTGGAGTTCGTCGACGCCGCCCACCAACGCGGCATGCGCGTCATCATCGACTTCGTCATGAACCACACCAGCGACCAGCACCCGTGGTTCCAGGAGTCCCGCGCCAACCCCGACGGCCCCTACGGCGACTACTACGTCTGGGCCGACGACGACAAGCAGTACCAGGACGCCCGGATCATCTTCGTCGACACCGAAGCCTCCAACTGGACCTTCGACCCGGTCCGCAAGCAGTACTACTGGCACCGCTTCTTCTCCCACCAGCCCGACCTCAACTACGAGAACCCGAAGGTCCAGGAGGACATCCTGGCGGCCCTGCGGTTCTGGCTCGATCTGGGGATCGACGGGTTCCGGCTGGACGCCGTGCCGTACCTGTACCAGCAGGAGGGCACGAACTGCGAGAACCTGCCGGCCACGCACCAGTTCCTCAAGCGGGTCAGGACCGACATCGACACGCACTATCCGGACACGGTGCTGCTGGCGGAGGCGAACCAGTGGCCCGAGGACGTCGTCGACTACCTCGGCGACTTCCCCTCCGGCGGCGACGAGTGCCACATGGCGTTCCACTTCCCCGTCATGCCCCGCATCTTCATGGCCGTGCGGCGTGAGTCCCGCTACCCCGTCTCGGAGATCCTCGCCAAGACACCCGCGATCCCGAGCAACTGCCAGTGGGGCATCTTCCTGCGCAACCACGACGAGCTCACCCTCGAAATGGTCACGGACGAAGAACGCGACTACATGTACGCCGAATACGCCAAGGACCCGCGCATGCGGGCCAACATCGGCATCCGCCGCCGCCTGGCCCCGCTGCTCGACAACGACCGCAACCAGATCGAACTCTTCACCGCCCTGCTGCTCTCCCTGCCCGGCAGCCCGATCCTCTACTACGGGGACGAGATCGGCATGGGCGACAACATCTGGCTCGGCGACCGCGACGCCGTGCGCACCCCCATGCAGTGGACCCCCGACCGCAACGCCGGATTCTCCTCCAGCGACCCCGGCCGCCTGTTCCTGCCCACGATCATGGACCCCGTCTACGGCTACCAGGTCACCAACGTCGAAGCGTCGATGTCCTCGCCCTCCTCGCTGCTGCACTGGACCCGCCGCATGATCGAGATCCGCAAACAGAACCCCGCCTTCGGACTCGGCTCCTACACCGAACTCCAGTCCTCGAACCCCGCCGTGTTCGCCTTCCTGCGCGAGGCCCCCTCCAACGAGGACGGAACGGACGACCTCGTCCTGTGCGTCCACAACTTCTCCCGCTTCGCCCAGCCCACCGAACTCGACCTCCGCGAGTTCACCGGCCGCCACCCCGTCGAACTCATCGGCGGCGTCCGCTTCCCCGCCATCGGCGAACTCCCCTACCTGCTCACCCTCGCCGGACACGGCTTCTACTGGTTCCGGCTGCGCAACGGGGCCGCCCCCGTCGGCGCGAAGCGCTCGTGA
- the glgB gene encoding 1,4-alpha-glucan branching enzyme, which produces MTVRSATPRVRPAKPAAPPAQPSAALDPTDRGRLLSGSHHDPHALLGAHPVTGGVLFRALRPYAQGVSVVVDGRRTALDDLGDGLFGAVLRLDAIPAYTLVVTYGDTEFETEDPYRFLPALGEMDLHLIGEGRHEELWKALGAEPMTHEGVAGTRFTVWAPNAQGVRVCGNFCHWDGASGFPMRSLGSSGVWEVFLPGIGEGELYKYDITRPDGSRTLRADPMARRTEVPPATSSIVTRSTHTWQDSAWMDARAKRRPLHEAPFSVYEVHLASWRPGLTYRQLAEQLPAYVTDLGFTHVELMPVAEHPFGGSWGYQITGFYAPTARLGSPDDFKYLVDALHQAGIGVLMDWVPAHFPRDNWALAAFDGRPLYEHPDPQRADHPDWGTLEFDYGRREVRNFLVANATYWCEEFHIDGLRVDAVASMLYLDYSREDGQWSPNEFGGRDNPDAVAFLQEMNATVYRRNPGVVTMAEESTAWDGVTRPTSEGGLGFGLKWNMGWMHDSLEYIQHEPIHRKYHHNEMTFSMVYAYSENYVLPISHDEVVHGKQSLVSKMPGDWWQQRANLRAYLAFMWAHPGKQLLFMGQEFAQGGEWKEAEGPNWWLLDPAYGAEADHRGVQDLVRDLNKEYRADPALWERDTDPSGFRWVMGDAADDNVFAFLRHAADGTPLLAVSHLSPAVRHNYRLGVPEDIPAWHEVLNTDALRYGGSDVTNPEPVKAEAIGMHGRPTSIELTLPPLATVWLRPA; this is translated from the coding sequence GTGACAGTCCGCTCCGCAACCCCCCGCGTACGGCCCGCCAAGCCCGCCGCCCCGCCGGCGCAGCCCAGCGCCGCGCTGGACCCCACGGACCGGGGACGGCTGCTGTCCGGCTCCCATCACGATCCGCACGCGCTGCTCGGGGCCCATCCCGTAACGGGCGGTGTGCTGTTCCGTGCCCTGCGGCCGTACGCCCAGGGTGTGTCGGTCGTGGTGGACGGGCGCCGTACCGCGCTCGACGACCTGGGTGACGGGCTGTTCGGGGCGGTGCTGCGGCTCGACGCGATTCCCGCGTACACGCTGGTGGTGACGTACGGGGACACCGAGTTCGAGACCGAGGACCCCTACCGGTTCCTGCCCGCTCTCGGGGAGATGGACCTGCACCTGATCGGTGAGGGCCGGCACGAGGAGCTGTGGAAGGCGCTCGGCGCGGAGCCGATGACCCACGAGGGCGTCGCCGGAACACGGTTCACGGTGTGGGCGCCGAACGCGCAGGGGGTGCGGGTCTGCGGGAACTTCTGCCACTGGGACGGTGCCTCGGGATTCCCGATGCGCTCGCTCGGTTCGTCCGGCGTGTGGGAGGTGTTCCTGCCCGGGATCGGCGAGGGCGAGCTGTACAAGTACGACATCACGCGCCCGGACGGGTCCCGCACGCTGCGCGCCGACCCGATGGCCCGCCGGACGGAGGTTCCGCCGGCGACGTCCTCGATCGTGACCCGGTCGACGCACACGTGGCAGGACTCCGCGTGGATGGACGCCCGGGCGAAGCGCCGTCCGCTGCACGAGGCGCCGTTCTCGGTCTACGAGGTGCATCTGGCGTCCTGGCGGCCGGGGTTGACCTACCGCCAGCTCGCCGAGCAGCTTCCGGCCTATGTGACGGACCTGGGCTTCACGCACGTCGAGCTGATGCCGGTCGCCGAGCATCCCTTCGGCGGCTCGTGGGGCTACCAGATCACCGGCTTCTACGCGCCGACCGCGCGGCTGGGCTCCCCCGACGACTTCAAGTACCTGGTCGACGCGCTCCACCAGGCCGGCATCGGTGTGCTGATGGACTGGGTGCCTGCGCACTTCCCGCGCGACAACTGGGCGCTCGCCGCCTTCGACGGACGCCCGCTGTACGAGCACCCGGACCCGCAGCGCGCCGACCACCCCGACTGGGGAACCCTGGAGTTCGACTACGGCCGCCGCGAGGTCCGCAACTTCCTCGTCGCCAACGCCACCTACTGGTGCGAGGAGTTCCACATCGACGGCCTCCGCGTCGACGCGGTGGCCTCCATGCTCTACCTCGACTACTCCCGCGAGGACGGGCAGTGGAGCCCCAACGAGTTCGGCGGCCGGGACAATCCCGACGCGGTGGCGTTCCTCCAGGAGATGAACGCCACCGTCTACCGCCGCAACCCCGGCGTCGTCACCATGGCGGAGGAGTCGACGGCCTGGGACGGGGTCACCCGCCCGACCTCCGAGGGCGGGCTCGGTTTCGGGCTGAAATGGAACATGGGCTGGATGCACGACTCGCTGGAGTACATCCAGCACGAGCCGATCCACCGGAAGTACCACCACAACGAGATGACGTTCTCGATGGTGTACGCCTACAGCGAGAACTACGTGCTGCCGATCTCTCACGACGAGGTCGTCCACGGCAAGCAGTCACTCGTCTCCAAGATGCCCGGCGACTGGTGGCAGCAGCGCGCCAACCTGCGCGCCTACCTGGCCTTCATGTGGGCCCACCCCGGCAAGCAACTCCTCTTCATGGGGCAGGAGTTCGCGCAGGGCGGCGAATGGAAGGAGGCCGAGGGGCCGAACTGGTGGCTCCTCGACCCCGCCTACGGCGCCGAGGCCGACCACCGGGGCGTGCAGGATCTCGTCCGCGACCTGAACAAGGAGTACCGCGCCGACCCGGCCCTGTGGGAGCGCGACACCGATCCTTCGGGGTTCAGGTGGGTGATGGGGGACGCGGCCGACGACAACGTGTTCGCGTTCCTGCGGCACGCCGCCGACGGCACGCCCCTCCTCGCCGTCTCGCACCTCTCCCCCGCCGTACGCCACAACTACCGCCTCGGCGTCCCCGAGGACATCCCCGCCTGGCACGAGGTCCTCAACACCGACGCCCTGCGCTACGGCGGCAGCGACGTCACCAACCCCGAGCCGGTGAAGGCCGAGGCGATCGGCATGCACGGCCGTCCGACGAGCATCGAACTGACGCTGCCGCCGCTGGCGACGGTGTGGCTGCGGCCGGCCTGA